In Thermoplasmata archaeon, the DNA window TGGCCTCTCCGCCCTCCGTGGCCGTCCACGATCCCTTGCCGTCGTGGAACTCGAATCGGACGCCCCGGGACAGGGTGCCCAGGTAGGGTATGGGCAGGTCCCCGACCACGGTGCCCTCCGCCGACGCCTCGTCCGGGGCGACGTAGGACGAACCCGGGGGCACGCCGACCATGAACTCGCCCTCCTTGCGGTCCTGGGCGTCCACGATGCCGTCGTCGCAGCGCGCGGCGCGGCCCTTGAGGCGGAAGGCCAGGTCGGTCCCGTTGGGTGCGGTCACGCTCACGTTCGCATCCTGGGAGAGCAGAGCCGCAAGGCGCTTCCCGCGCCGTGAGATCGCACCGAAGTCCGCTCCGCCCGCCTCGAGGAGCATGGCCCGCCACGCCGCGTAGTCGAAGCCGTACGCCTGCGCGCGCTCAGGCGAACAGTATCCCAGGAGAACCCGCGCGCCCCGGAGACCGGCTTTCCGCCCGCGGCGGTACCACTCCGAGTTGTACGCCGTCGCAGCGCCCATCTTGGCCATGTTGCGGCGGTAGCGGACGATGTCCGCCGGGCCGGGGAGGAAGATGTAGGCGTCGGCCTCGGCGAGGGCCGCCCATTCTGC includes these proteins:
- a CDS encoding aminopeptidase, coding for GVIVESWNHGLDAARDFIYQLRAAGAKPMFLFEDEGTHWRSVETLPPAKLGQVPKAEWAALAEADAYIFLPGPADIVRYRRNMAKMGAATAYNSEWYRRGRKAGLRGARVLLGYCSPERAQAYGFDYAAWRAMLLEAGGADFGAISRRGKRLAALLSQDANVSVTAPNGTDLAFRLKGRAARCDDGIVDAQDRKEGEFMVGVPPGSSYVAPDEASAEGTVVGDLPIPYLGTLSRGVRFEFHDGKGSWTATEGGEAIRANYEKATGDKDRIGALGIGINPAMKYGFLQDDLVAGGVEISIGDNTEWGGKNKSGFSHSARLSQATVKIGRKTVVDGGRLTI